A genomic window from Antedon mediterranea chromosome 4, ecAntMedi1.1, whole genome shotgun sequence includes:
- the LOC140046661 gene encoding uncharacterized protein isoform X2 has product MSERAGLTNKVKDGKTKYSSLNLYDTYKGDTNKPQRPTVSHGRGLQSLGKVGSSRRVPPPAVLPSLRSESGGNDPNINLVPDGGAGWKSKDKRDTSSPPVHLNVVSHQGSTRPDQPSGIFTAIQPSDAQQNSVSDPGNPLSWGSVISKDGKKGIRGYKPQDFQEEFPSLGARDAQACLLQKADQQQQNLSTTSTEQLYGPGPSLRPQNVGSWKDGGGSLSRPSAIESEPKMSENQEKEISSMSVRQMSINGGSKLLPASQLPSTPPVGPRETMPQYGYGRLPTNGSGPNYAGNIHSVSSQSSSSFNHYPEKRVPTGNRGSGPNRRDDTPRPAIISEKTLMQMDNLENDLDDSGWAGAPKEVDYGEKLVFSDDEGHNISKSKRERKSDTDTHLRAEDDFRLTEERHQLKICKDGRPRQAWLQESSNMQNMLPVQNQGIRQPWPINHSRQTTQMGPQRWHSHRMPTSGYEAKESPSNFASPKRFVPSHVGGHHILQSPLQSDNSAVEQTVCDTSDVGKNFGISNNEQLGHSSKPINLHPPTSPPMSSPPTTASTVPKAPMQALDEEDVAWHQQRHRQSEKMTNAIERARQRREDDSKSDDERKAAAQEKLRQLEEKIALRKGEPFGKSDDDTALNTAETIKRQRTESESSDGARQGIRSGNSGYTTGAYSSRSTAKNLPPRFQKQEMMRQQENQLQCTANRNLRQPSVHAQIDQRSQLTGPPPIPAFVADSRVIQSSTDRSLNSRIRTDSQGSDRASRDESIQSKQPSYQRSISTDKETTDEKKRPLRKGTIERGRPAFQQNQKSEQGVGKESDYSNETKMHRNENYSIKKTEKQLTENNEESLNNSKDDKQSNQPIHTSSDQIHSSQIDDENQEGKHNFVKKTARYSNQKDQRKYVEQKENNRQQKESSRYGNQKEGKRNEQKDAGRQTDGKYSKRYSNSREIGRNSDSKMRGSETQYESTIENKFVEKPWQLEKKSYQVTHKELNSSCELVNPEVQSHCVFENEKSKLMRENENLKINDSLDINVEKTRRKEPQRRKKELVDSSKRKEKFVERKETKGVSFSPLLKSFTEDKDKTELTETSAWNKPLNAIIPKVNKNANQLNTKGETKEDTKEDQRAIETAQSESKLGLKDGNESKSRFSKDKGHRRENDRRNENYKSDERKVVDSRRIRRDFYPTRGHVRELSNRGRGRFDPSNKGHGRSFAPSMRSRGRGDRGKRSIRDGSNYNSHVGTKKKNESFQEIYSEHETKEKKVAQDNDISADEPLSFPNGNKRMEQKPNQSSIGEHQTDKEGKHKSRKDNSFNNKKYEGWQYDSSKTSKTDSARRGRGGSTKGRGRPVRFGISSKEGYDDESQSKRSEKSNFKIGDNKKIYHGKKFDRRFVKEDEPHMVSRYEKRTVEHRRRQKPERPPRFQKNVKGGLIKGKENEPFGEKVESSSNYDITIQNVVKPLLSHQHSSDQNNEDWETASESSEFSEKNKKDKESLDAVLNVDLDNKIDSVDQRSSIPPAKKSFSNQRPGNERASHSNTEYRMDRNSNNRRDQRGSGHSNRASEPRRNYSKSSNKNNGTRSANSHHNSENGVVRQQQNVLYRLDDITLNSPQGVTNALTDATTKVTVAKKIQDSKARASVDKKRDVLADFDLNNYAGVVIIDNNPEVIVEDPNDLMTPDEGFQEVMSKQTRKKKALQEEERKKQETSVTEAVIKKPKLGTSMKIRHVQGKSHKSIPTKELNSKTELSKSTAKVVNADNVQATNIPTNAFQESSNSVSKTTQVNAWIKPLAVTSIPGMRNRTAADVIVKVEAEQPDSGIELNSDHQASAPSSQTSSPTGDTKEESASGNLLEHVNDKIRQQKSKETGIGNTMNNYNRDVKPDSKFSTSYDSGLSAQIIQTDSVNASNVFLNETKPSSKFQEESHDSSGRNQLEQFEERGRKSQSHQNGSRNIVQSHDNSKSIIAQSTIVGSSQSQGGKHPKSALPKELPNSLAQAQVGLAREPIEMPKSCDSNIDVSRSNIDTGINQQETCDSKPLQIPHTMHRELQINTQSPNSPATEELTKSIKSTKKLWESRKSLGETAVLPGSSSLPVESQVVTATASVQIASSADFTDFQRRQHASEGIALGSQSGVTFGSFGTESDLRNSTDISIQETRASTASTSSSETFVSYSGLALNTGAHQASNSYMVASGYATSLNGFSSAGNNLPFPSVVLTNTIETKPIGGNIAKVPTVGYAQHTQFGSILRPGNASPSILTQGPGNQVPAFQRGDTRMMGSGVTLTGPSIASVIQHQPSNNYQYGIGQTHTIAPSPPVQTSFPPVGFITSQQQPQQQQQNQLQANLGVLSQPLSSSSLSGQTFLGFSSLGFSQGVENPSNASHIGKPPQTGGPSNLAPVTKTVSSLQFNNVPNVNIQPTALYAQKPTTPVGSQQNLIGSTLLPAIQRNIQQAQQQSSFFATNNPVGSLQASNTYFSSLQQQQPTVQTLPLQLTSPANQYQYHSQTPANIHQSSANMNIPSTTMFSNMAPAQNSFSRAMTQTPISSTVSNTFSAPVDKKIEFLASHSIITPHSSERNLSQRFSERAGMPGRMMIEQNRGNLAISDLQQHVDAKPFNPVKRNEMPFQLNLNCPPSNRVAMKSAFGSVPSSFITPNNSESTLQQQQFHQSDMPMRYISSSSNNAALQKGCQNKNVFNISSNPNTSLGTNSSSTAMSAMQTKQQALNSAEAVKLVVQHPSNRNPMKDGSTLRGIAASEVSPFPNPAMSHKPLPFSSSVVGGSMFPMQNPGNVNAFHQANAHLAGNSVTWQPNHGGVSVPNQHRKVVNGKMSSYSTRPPGSKPYEKLNADELKLKQDKEKEALLASTRAFFHGMNQQARPSSSHKDTTDSNSSQTKSN; this is encoded by the exons GTATACGTGGCTACAAACCACAAGATTTTCAAGAAGAGTTTCCGAGTCTTGGTGCAAGAGATGCACAAGCTTGCCTGCTTCAAAAAGCAGATCAACAGCAACAGAACCTCTCGACAACCAGCACAGAACAACTATATGGGCCAGGTCCAAGTTTACGGCCACAGA aTGTAGGAAGCTGGAAAGATGGAGGTGGGTCACTTAGCAGACCAAGTGCAATTGAAAGCGAGCCAAAAATGTCTGAAAACCAAGAAAAAGAAATTTCCTCTATGTCAGTTAGACAGATGTCAATTAATGGAGGATCTAAACTGTTACCAGCATCCCAATTACCAAGCACTCCACCAGTTGGCCCAAGAGAAACAATGCCTCAATAT GGATATGGACGATTGCCAACAAACGGTTCAGGACCAAACTATGCTGGAAATATTCATTCTGTATCTTCACAATCTTCCTCTTCATTCAATCACTATCCAGAAAAAAG GGTACCTACTGGTAACAGAGGAAGTGGTCCTAACAGGCGTGATGATACTCCAAGGCCAGCAATAATAAGTGAAAAAACATTAATGCAAATGGACAATCTTGAGAATGATCTAGATGATTCTGGTTGGGCTGGTGCACCCAAAGAAGTAGATTATGGTGAAAAATTGGTGTTTAGTGATGACGAAGGGCATAACATTTCCAAGTCAAAACGAGAAAGAAAATCTGATACAGACACTCATTTAAG AGCTGAAGATGATTTCAGGTTAACAGAAGAGAGACATCAACTGAAAATTTGTAAAGATGGAAGACCTCGGCAGGCTTGGTTACAAGAAAGTTCAAATATGCAAAACATGCTCCCTGTTCAGAATCAAGGAATAAGACAACCATGGCCCATTAATCACAGTAGGCAAACAACTCAGATGGGACCACAG AGGTGGCATTCTCATAGAATGCCTACATCCGGTTATGAAGCCAAAGAATCTCCCAGTAACTTTGCATCACCGAAACGCTTTGTGCCATCTCATGTTGGTGGGCATCACATACTACAATCACCTCTACAAAGTGATAATTCTGCTGTAGAGCAAACTGTTTGTGATACTTCTGATGTTGGAAAAAACTTCGGAATATCTAACAATGAACAGCTCGGACATTCTTCAAAACCAATTAATCTGCATCCTCCTACATCGCCACCAATGTCATCACCACCTACTACAGCATCTACAGTTCCTAAAGCACCA ATGCAAGCATTAGATGAAGAAGATGTAGCATGGCATCAACAAAGACATAGGCAGTCAGAAAAAATGACAAATGCAATTGAAAGAGCAAGACAGCGTCGGGAAGATGACTCCAAGTCTGATGATGAACGCAAAGCTGCAGCGCAAGAGAAACTACGCCAACTTGAGGAAAAAATTGCACTAAGAAAAGGAGAACCCTTTGGAAAATCAGATGATGATACTGCTCTAAATACTGCTGAGACAATTAAACGACAAAGAACTGAAAGTGAAAGCAGTGATGGAGCAAGACAAGGAATAAGAA gtGGTAATAGTGGGTACACAACAGGAGCATATAGTTCAAGATCAACTGCAAAAAACCTTCCACCACGCTTTCAAAAGCAAGAAATGATGAGACAGCAAGAAAACCAGTTGCAG tgCACAGCAAATCGAAACTTGCGACAACCTAGTGTACATGCGCAAATTGATCAAAGGTCACAGCTAACAGGACCACCACCTATTCCAGCTTTTGTTGCTGATTCAAGAG tTATTCAAAGCTCAACTGACCGATCTCTAAATTCAAGAATACGAACAGACAGCCAGGGTTCAGATAGGGCATCAAGAGATGAATCCATACAAAGTAAACAGCCTTCATACCAGAGAAGTATATCAACTGATAAAGAAACTacagatgaaaaaaaaagaccATTAAGAAAAGGGACAATTGAAAGAGGAAGACCCGCTTTTCAACAAAATCAAAAAAGTGAACAGGGCGTAGGGAAAGAAAGTGATTATTCTAATGAGACAAAAATGCATAGGAATGAGAATTATTCTATAAAAAAGACAGAAAAACAATTAACTGAAAATAATGAAGAATCATTGAATAACAGCAAAGATGACAAGCAAAGTAATCAACCAATTCACACATCCAGTGACCAAATACACAGCAGCCAAATTGATGATGAAAATCAAGAAGGCAAGCACAACTTTGTAAAAAAGACTGCAAGATACTCCAATCAGAAAGATCAAAGGAAGTATGTTGAACAGAAAGAAAACAATAGACAACAGAAAGAATCAAGTCGATATGGAAATCAAAAGGAAGGCAAAAGAAATGAACAAAAAGATGCTGGTAGACAAACTGATGGCAAATATTCTAAAAGATATTCAAACTCGCGGGAAATTGGTAGAAATTCAGATTCAAAAATGAGAGGTTCTGAAACGCAATATGAATCTACTATTGAGAACAAATTTGTGGAGAAGCCATGGCAGTTGGAAAAGAAAAGTTATCAAGTAACACATAAAGAGCTGAATTCAAGTTGTGAACTTGTAAACCCAGAAGTACAAAGTCATTGTGTATTCGAAAATGAGAAATCCAAATTAATGAGAGAAAATGAAAACCTGAAGATTAATGATTCACTTGATATTAATGTGGAAAAAACTAGAAGAAAAGAACCACAGAGAAGAAAAAAGGAGCTTGTGGATAGTTCCAAGAGAAAAGAGAAATTTGTTGAAAGAAAGGAAACAAAGGGTGTCTCATTCTCCcctttattaaaatcatttacTGAAGATAAAGATAAAACTGAACTAACAGAAACTTCAGCATGGAATAAACCACTCAATGCAATCATACcgaaagtaaataaaaatgcCAATCAATTAAATACCAAAGGCGAAACTAAGGAAGACACTAAAGAAGATCAGAGGGCCATAGAGACTGCTCAATCTGAATCAAAGTTAGGCCTAAAAGATGGTAATGAGTCTAAAAGTAGGTTTTCCAAAGATAAAGGTCATAGAAGAGAAAATGATAGAAGAAACGAAAATTATAAAAGTGATGAAAGAAAAGTGGTGGATAGCCGACGTATCAGACGAGATTTCTATCCAACAAGAGGCCATGTCAGGGAGTTATCAAATCGGGGAAGAGGTCGTTTTGACCCAAGTAATAAAGGTCATGGAAGGAGCTTTGCCCCCTCTATGAGAAGCCGTGGAAGAGGCGATCGGGGGAAAAGATCAATTAGAGATGGAAGTAATTACAATAGCCATGTTggaacaaagaaaaaaaatgaaagtttTCAAGAGATTTATTCTGAACACGAAACAAAAGAGAAGAAGGTGGCTCAAGACAATGATATCTCTGCTGACGAGCCTTTATCATTTCCAAATGGTAACAAGAGAATGGAGCAAAAGCCTAACCAAAGTTCCATTGGTGAACATCAAACGGACAAAGAAGGAAAACATAAAAGTCGAAAAGACAACagtttcaataataaaaaatatgaaggATGGCAATATGACAGTTCTAAAACATCAAAGACTGATAGCGCCAGGAGAGGTCGTGGTGGGTCAACAAAAGGAAGAGGAAGACCAGTTAGATTTGGCATTTCTTCAAAAGAGGGTTATGATGATGAGTCGCAATCCAAGCGATCtgaaaaaagcaattttaaaataGGCGATAATAAAAAGATATATCACGGAAAGAAATTTGACAGGAGGTTTGTAAAAGAGGATGAACCACATATGGTTTCAAGGTATGAGAAGCGAACTGTGGAACATCGGCGAAGACAGAAGCCTGAAAGACCACCTCGTTTCCAAAAGAATGTTAAAGGAGGATTAATTAAAGGAAAAGAAAATGAACCTTTTGGTGAAAAAGTTGAATCAAGTAGTAATTATGATATCACAATTCAAAATGTTGTCAAGCCCCTCCTCTCGCATCAACATTCATCGGATCAAAATAATGAAGACTGGGAAACTGCCTCGGAAAGTAGTGAATTCAGTGAAAAGAATAAGAAAGATAAGGAGAGTTTAGATGCAGTACTTAATGTTGACCTGGATAACAAAATTGACTCAGTAGATCAAAGAAGTTCTATACCACCAGCAAAGAAGAGCTTCTCGAATCAAAGACCTGGAAATGAAAGAGCTTCTCACAGTAATACTG aATATAGAATGGATAGAAACTCCAATAATCGTAGAGACCAAAGAGGTAGCGGACACAGCAACAGAGCAAGTGAACCAAGGCGAAATTACTCAAAATcttctaataaaaataatggaaCTAGGTCTGCAAACAGCCATCACAATTCAGAAAACGGTGTAGTAAGACAGCAGCAGAATGTGTTATACAGACTTGATGACATCACGCTCAACAGTCCTCAAGGAGTGACA AATGCCTTGACAGACGCAACAACCAAAGTGACTGTTGCCAAAAAAATACAAGATTCGAAGGCTAGGGCATCCGTAGACAAAAAGCGAGATGTTCTTGCAGATTTTGATCTGAATAATTATGCTG GTGTTGTAATTATTGACAACAACCCTGAGGTGATAGTGGAAGATCCTAATGACTTAATGACACCAGATGAAGGATTTCAAGAGGTTATGTCAAAGCAAACACGCAAGAAAAAAGCTCTACAGGAAGAAGAGCGGAAAAAACAGGAAACTAGTGTCACTGAG GCTGTAATTAAGAAACCAAAACTAGGTACTAGTATGAAGATACGACATGTACAAGGCAAGTCACACAAATCCATACCAACAAAGGAGTTAAATAGTAAAACAGAATTAAGTAAATCTACTGCAAAAGTAGTAAATGCAGACAACGTACAGGCAACTAACATTCCAACCAATGCCTTTCAAG AATCTTCTAATTCAGTATCTAAAACAACTCAAGTAAATGCATGGATTAAACCATTGGCAGTAACATCAATACCAGGTATGAGAAACCGCACTGCCGCTGATGTCATTGTCAAAGTTGAAGCAGAACAACCTGATAGTGGTATTGAATTAAATAGTGATCATCAAGCATCAGCACCATCATCTCAGACAAGTTCACCAACCGGTGACACAAAAGAAGAATCCGCGTCTGGCAATCTGTTGGAACATGTAAATGATAAAATCAGACAACAAAAATCAAAGGAGACCGGTATTGGTAATACTATGAACAATTACAATAGGGATGTTAAACCAGACAGTAAGTTTTCTACATCGTATGATTCTGGTTTGTCTGCCCAAATTATTCAGACTGATAGTGTTAATGCATCCAATGTGTTTCTAAATGAAACTAAACCAAGTAGCAAATTTCAAGAAGAAAGTCATGATTCTTCAGGCAGGAACCAGTTGGAACAATTTGAAGAACGAGGAAGGAAATCACAAAGTCACCAAAATGGTTCTAGAAATATAGTGCAATCTCATGATAATTCAAAG AGCATCATTGCACAGTCTACCATAGTTGGATCATCGCAAAGCCAAGGTGGGAAACACCCGAAAAGTGCTTTACCAAAGGAATTGCCTAATTCTTTAGCACAGGCACAAGTTGGGCTAGCAAGGGAACCAATAGAAATGCCGAAAAGCTGTGACAGCAATATTGATGTCAGTAGATCAAACATAGATACTGGCATTAATCAACAAGAAACTTGCGACAGTAAACCATTGCAGATACCTCACACAATGCATAGGGAGcttcaaataaatacacaatCGCCAAATTCTCCTGCAACTGAAGAATTAACCAAGAGTATTAAGTCGACTAAAAAGTTATGGGAATCAAGAAAAAGTTTAGGGGAGACTGCTGTGTTACCTGGAAGTAGCAGTTTACCTGTTGAAAGCCAAGTGGTGACTGCTACCGCATCTGTACAGATTGCAAGCTCTGCAGATTTTACTGACTTTCAAAGACGGCAGCATGCTAGTGAAGGTATTGCACTTGGATCACAATCAGGGGTTACATTTGGAAGCTTTGGTACTGAAAGTGACCTCAGGAACTCTACTGACATTAGCATTCAGGAAACTCGTGCTTCTACTGCATCAACATCTTCAAGTGAAACATTTGTTTCATATAGTGGGCTAGCACTTAATACTGGAGCTCACCAGGCAAGCAATTCCTATATGGTAGCATCTGGTTATGCTACAAGTCTCAATGGATTCTCAAGTGCTGGCAACAATCTACCATTTCCATCTGTTGTTCTTACTAACACAATAGAAACCAAACCAATTGGTGGCAATATTGCAAAGGTTCCAACAGTGGGATATGCACAGCATACACAGTTTGGCTCTATATTGCGTCCTGGCAACGCATCGCCAAGTATACTCACTCAAGGTCCTGGAAATCAGGTTCCTGCTTTTCAAAGAGGTGACACTCGAATGATGGGATCTGGTGTAACACTTACTGGCCCTTCTATTGCATCGGTTATTCAGCACCAGCCATCAAACAACTATCAATATGGCATTGGGCAGACACATACTATTGCACCGTCACCACCAGTTCAAACATCATTTCCTCCTGTGGGATTTATTACAAGCCAACAACAGCCTCAGCAACAACAACAGAACCAGTTACAAGCTAATCTTGGCGTTTTGTCTCAACCTCTGTCATCTTCTTCTTTGTCTGGCCAAACTTTCCTTGGATTTAGTTCCCTTGGATTTTCACAGGGAGTAGAAAATCCTAGTAATGCATCACACATTGGAAAACCTCCTCAAACTGGTGGTCCATCAAACTTGGCACCTGTTACTAAAACAGTTTCTAGTCTGCAGTTTAACAATGTTCCAAATGTAAATATACAGCCAACAGCATTGTATGCTCAG aAACCAACTACACCAGTAGGAAGCCAGCAAAATTTGATTGGATCAACCCTTTTACCTGCAATTCAACGCAACATTCAACAGGCTCAACAACAGTCATCGTTTTTTGCCACCAACAATCCAGTGGGTTCCTTGCAAGCCtcaaatacatattttagtTCACTACAACAACAACAGCCAACAGTGCAAACCTTGCCACTACAACTAACATCACCAGCTAACCAGTATCAATATCATTCACAAACTCCAGCTAACATACATCAATCTTCTGCAAATATGAATATACCGTCAACGACAATGTTCAGTAATATGGCACCTGCACAAAACAGCTTTTCCAGGGCAATGACTCAGACCCCAATAAGTTCAACTGTATCAAATACATTTTCAGCTCCAGTAGACAAAAAAATTGAGTTTTTGGCAAGCCATTCAATAATTACACCACATTCATCTGAACGTAATTTGTCACAGCGTTTTAGTGAGCGTGCTGGAATGCCAGGTAGGATGATGATTGAACAGAACCGGGGAAACTTGGCCATCAGTGATTTGCAACAACATGTTGATGCAAAACCATTCAATCCAGTTAAGAGAAACGAGATGCCTTTCCAGCTTAACCTAAATTGCCCTCCTTCAAACAGAGTAGCTATGAAGTCAGCATTTGGTAGCGTACCATCTTCCTTTATTACACCAAACAATAGTGAGAGTACTCTGCAGCAACAGCAGTTTCACCAGTCTGATATGCCAATGAGATACATATCCTCAAGTTCAAATAATGCAGCACTGCAGAAAGGTtgtcaaaacaaaaatgtatttaatatttccAGCAATCCAAATACATCACTTGGAACTAATTCATCATCAACTGCTATGTCTGCTATGCAAACTAAACAGCAAGCACTGAATTCTGCAGAGGCAGTCAAACTTGTAGTACAGCATCCAAGCAATAGAAATCCTATGAAAGATGGAAGTACTCTAAGAGGAATTGCAGCATCTGAAGTGTCTCCTTTCCCCAATCCTGCAATGTCTCATAAACCACTACCCTTTAGCTCATCTGTTGTAGGTGGTAGTATGTTTCCAATGCAAAACCCTGGGAATGTTAATGCGTTTCATCAGGCTAATGCCCATCTAGCTGGAAATTCAGTAACATGGCAACCAAACCATGGAGGTGTTTCTGTGCCAAACCAACATAGAAAAGTTGTTAATGGTAAAATGAGTAGTTATTCTACACGACCGCCTGGATCCAAACCATATGAAAAGTTAAATGCAGatgaattgaaattaaagcAAGATAAAGAAAAAGAAGCTTTATTGGCCTCGACAAGAGCATTCTTTCATGGTATGAATCAACAGGCGAGGCCATCATCCTCTCATAAAGATACTACGGATTCCAACAGCTCTCAAACAAAGAGTAATTAG